In the Paenibacillus sp. FSL H7-0357 genome, one interval contains:
- a CDS encoding pirin family protein — protein sequence MIQVYPAQSAHRFDHGWLQGSHSFSFGDFYDPNNTSFGPMRVCNDDTIAPGRGFGAHPHSDMEIVSIVLSGRLRHEDNLGNVAETTFGGIQRMSAGTGAIHTEHNPSDSEPVRLLQLWFMPRTRGTAPSYSTGRFDPAKLEGKLLRVVAAEPSEEVVGIAQDMTIYLGRAEDGQVLSFQQEQGRRIFIYLIEGRLKLQGDVELLPGDSARIEEVSALSLAAAENTLVMVIDLP from the coding sequence ATGATTCAAGTCTATCCGGCACAATCCGCCCACCGTTTTGATCATGGCTGGCTGCAAGGCAGCCACAGCTTCTCGTTCGGTGATTTCTATGATCCTAATAATACCTCGTTTGGTCCGATGCGCGTCTGCAACGATGATACCATCGCACCGGGCAGGGGCTTCGGCGCCCATCCGCACAGCGACATGGAGATCGTCTCCATCGTGCTGTCCGGCAGGCTGCGCCATGAAGATAATTTGGGCAATGTAGCAGAAACAACCTTCGGCGGCATTCAGCGCATGTCTGCTGGAACCGGCGCTATTCATACGGAGCATAATCCTTCGGACAGCGAGCCGGTACGGCTGCTGCAGCTGTGGTTCATGCCGCGTACCCGCGGAACGGCACCTTCTTACAGCACCGGCCGATTTGATCCGGCGAAGCTTGAAGGAAAACTGCTGCGAGTGGTGGCTGCAGAGCCTTCGGAAGAGGTCGTGGGTATTGCCCAGGATATGACAATTTATCTCGGCCGGGCGGAGGACGGCCAGGTATTATCTTTTCAACAGGAGCAGGGACGGCGCATTTTTATATATCTAATTGAAGGAAGGCTGAAGCTGCAGGGGGATGTCGAGCTGCTGCCGGGGGATTCGGCACGGATTGAAGAGGTCAGTGCCTTAAGTCTTGCCGCTGCAGAGAATACCCTGGTTATGGTGATTGATTTACCGTAG
- a CDS encoding Glu/Leu/Phe/Val family dehydrogenase codes for MELFAAMQRDDYEELLFCQDKASGLKAIIAIHDTTLGPALGGTRMWTYASEEAAIVDALRLAKGMTYKNAVAGLNLGGGKTVIIGDPKKDKNEAMFRAFGRYIQGLNGRYITAEDVGTTEEDMDIIHQETDYVTGISATYGSSGNPSPATAFGVYQGMKAAAKAAFGSDSLAGKTVAVQGVGNVSFTLCKYLHEEGAQLIVTDINKEAVARAVEAYGAKAVDPADILSVACDIYAPCALGATINDESLPLLKAKVVAGAANNQLKEPRHGDALHAKGIVYAPDYVINAGGVINVADELNGYNKERAFKKIAKIYGSITRVLEISQANGIPAYAAADRLAEERIALLRTSRSTFLRNEHHAISRR; via the coding sequence ATGGAATTGTTTGCAGCAATGCAGCGGGACGATTACGAAGAGCTATTGTTTTGTCAGGATAAGGCATCAGGGTTAAAGGCGATCATTGCGATTCATGACACAACACTGGGGCCTGCACTGGGCGGAACAAGAATGTGGACTTATGCTTCCGAGGAAGCGGCGATTGTCGATGCGCTGCGGCTGGCCAAAGGTATGACGTACAAGAATGCTGTGGCGGGGCTAAATCTCGGCGGCGGGAAGACGGTGATTATCGGCGACCCTAAAAAAGACAAAAACGAGGCGATGTTCCGGGCCTTCGGCAGATACATACAAGGTTTGAACGGCCGTTATATCACAGCGGAGGATGTAGGCACCACGGAAGAGGATATGGATATTATTCATCAGGAGACGGATTATGTTACCGGGATTTCGGCCACTTACGGTTCTTCCGGCAATCCTTCACCGGCTACAGCTTTCGGGGTGTATCAAGGGATGAAGGCCGCAGCCAAGGCGGCTTTTGGCAGTGATTCGCTGGCTGGTAAGACAGTGGCAGTACAAGGTGTAGGCAACGTGTCCTTTACACTGTGCAAATATCTTCACGAAGAAGGAGCACAGCTTATTGTAACGGATATTAACAAGGAAGCTGTGGCCCGGGCAGTAGAGGCCTATGGGGCCAAAGCAGTTGATCCTGCGGACATCCTCTCAGTAGCTTGCGATATTTATGCCCCTTGCGCACTCGGTGCAACCATTAATGATGAGTCGCTGCCGCTGCTTAAGGCGAAGGTTGTCGCAGGTGCGGCCAACAATCAGCTGAAGGAGCCGCGTCATGGTGATGCCCTGCACGCTAAGGGCATTGTTTACGCGCCAGACTATGTCATTAACGCCGGTGGCGTAATCAACGTTGCCGACGAATTGAACGGCTATAACAAGGAACGAGCCTTTAAGAAAATTGCCAAGATCTATGGCAGCATTACCCGTGTGCTGGAGATTTCACAGGCCAATGGAATACCGGCTTATGCCGCTGCAGACCGCCTGGCAGAAGAGCGGATTGCCCTGCTGCGCACAAGCCGCAGCACGTTCCTGCGGAATGAGCATCACGCCATCAGCAGAAGATAA
- a CDS encoding transposase has translation MAKKGQVFQSYSEEFKVEAIQTYLKGVESYKVVAERLGIASCTQLKVWVKKYRIGEPFDTRKGTTNPLKGRPRTTFASIEEERDYLKAQVDYLKKRYPNLLTERSSGYKTNTP, from the coding sequence ATGGCGAAAAAGGGACAAGTATTTCAATCGTACTCAGAGGAATTCAAGGTAGAGGCTATTCAAACCTATCTTAAAGGAGTAGAGAGCTACAAGGTAGTCGCAGAAAGGTTGGGGATTGCGAGTTGTACCCAGCTTAAAGTATGGGTAAAGAAATATCGGATTGGAGAGCCATTTGATACACGTAAGGGTACAACAAACCCTTTGAAAGGACGTCCTCGTACTACATTTGCCAGTATCGAAGAAGAACGAGATTACTTGAAGGCACAGGTGGATTACTTAAAAAAGCGGTATCCAAATCTGTTAACGGAGCGAAGTTCGGGCTACAAGACAAATACGCCGTAA
- a CDS encoding IS3 family transposase: MCQYRRRTRLLEGTGGLLKKAVSKSVNGAKFGLQDKYAVIEELRDQHGVTRLLAIAGVSRANYYKWRGTQAQRIEAHAQEHAIKEHMVAVHLAHPYFGYPRMRTALWEAGYLVNHKKVWRLMKELSIQSVIRKKRNRSSYAPSVVYPNRLKRQFHATAPQQKLVTDITYISDGTRFYYLSAIQDLFNNEIVAWQISERNDVKLVLDTVEQWTRKRDVSEAVLHSDQGFQYTSQAYNTRLEAFSVKGSHSRKATCLDNACIESFFSHLKTEKLYLHQFKSEAEIHQAVEEYIYFYNYQRFQAKLKQRAPIEYRHALAA, translated from the coding sequence ATTTGCCAGTATCGAAGAAGAACGAGATTACTTGAAGGCACAGGTGGATTACTTAAAAAAGCGGTATCCAAATCTGTTAACGGAGCGAAGTTCGGGCTACAAGACAAATACGCCGTAATCGAAGAGCTACGTGACCAGCATGGCGTTACCCGCCTATTAGCTATTGCAGGTGTATCTCGAGCAAACTACTACAAGTGGCGAGGTACACAGGCTCAGCGGATTGAAGCCCATGCGCAGGAGCACGCAATTAAAGAGCATATGGTGGCCGTTCACTTAGCCCATCCCTATTTTGGATATCCTCGAATGCGAACAGCCCTGTGGGAGGCCGGCTACCTCGTCAACCACAAGAAGGTGTGGCGGCTCATGAAAGAACTGTCGATCCAGTCGGTCATTCGAAAGAAAAGGAATCGCTCGAGCTATGCTCCTTCCGTGGTCTATCCTAACCGATTAAAGCGCCAGTTTCATGCGACAGCTCCTCAACAGAAGCTGGTAACCGACATTACGTATATCTCAGACGGCACGCGCTTTTATTATCTGTCCGCCATTCAGGACCTGTTTAACAATGAAATTGTGGCCTGGCAGATCTCAGAGCGAAACGACGTAAAACTCGTCCTGGATACAGTTGAACAGTGGACACGAAAAAGAGACGTGTCTGAAGCCGTACTCCATTCGGACCAAGGCTTCCAATACACGTCTCAGGCGTACAACACACGATTAGAGGCATTCAGCGTCAAGGGCAGCCACTCTCGCAAAGCAACCTGCCTAGATAACGCCTGCATCGAATCCTTCTTTTCGCATCTGAAGACAGAAAAGTTGTACCTTCACCAGTTTAAGTCAGAAGCAGAGATTCATCAAGCCGTCGAGGAGTATATCTACTTTTATAATTACCAACGTTTCCAGGCGAAACTCAAACAGCGCGCGCCGATCGAGTATCGGCACGCGCTGGCTGCTTAG
- a CDS encoding peptidylprolyl isomerase, which translates to MNKEKGEITNVKLTRKKPVILLMMTLLLIIVAGCGNKPANGNEAVNSGNNKTSGNTANSEASPAPQKEDAAAATEGVPSATASHPVVTIEMDNGGIIKAELYPEVAPNTVNNFISLIKKGFYDGTIFHRVIPGFMIQGGDPDGTGMGGPDYSISGEFSGNGFTNNLLHTEGVLSMARSQDVNSAGSQFFIMAAAYPSLDGSYAAFGKVTEGLEVVESIVNLPRDDSDRPEAPPVMKKVTVDTLGVTYPEPQKVQ; encoded by the coding sequence ATGAACAAGGAAAAAGGAGAGATTACGAACGTGAAGCTAACAAGAAAAAAACCCGTCATCCTTCTGATGATGACACTGCTGCTGATCATTGTAGCCGGATGCGGCAACAAACCGGCTAACGGCAATGAAGCGGTGAATTCCGGCAACAACAAAACGTCAGGCAATACTGCAAACAGTGAAGCCAGCCCCGCTCCGCAAAAAGAAGATGCTGCTGCGGCTACCGAAGGCGTCCCTTCTGCAACAGCCAGCCACCCGGTCGTAACTATAGAGATGGATAACGGCGGCATTATCAAAGCAGAGCTCTATCCGGAAGTCGCTCCAAATACCGTCAATAATTTCATCTCCCTCATTAAAAAGGGATTTTACGACGGAACCATATTCCATCGGGTGATTCCCGGCTTCATGATTCAGGGCGGCGATCCTGACGGTACAGGTATGGGCGGACCGGATTACAGCATTTCCGGCGAATTCTCCGGCAACGGGTTCACCAACAACCTGCTGCATACAGAGGGTGTTCTTTCGATGGCCAGAAGCCAGGATGTCAACTCTGCCGGATCGCAATTTTTTATTATGGCAGCCGCTTATCCGAGCCTGGACGGAAGCTATGCAGCTTTCGGCAAAGTTACAGAGGGTCTTGAGGTAGTGGAATCCATCGTCAACCTGCCGCGTGACGATTCGGACCGCCCGGAAGCACCTCCGGTGATGAAAAAGGTTACCGTAGATACGCTCGGCGTCACTTATCCGGAACCGCAGAAGGTACAGTAG
- a CDS encoding MFS transporter — protein sequence MQFSWKRNLIVLWVGVFFCSTAYSISIPFLSIFLSDQLGVTSHLEIWSGVSFGITFLASALISPYWGSLADKYGRKPMLIRSGFSLAALYLINFFVHDPYVFLIVRIFQGLLAGFVPAAIAMVATNTPEDKTGYALSIMSTAGATGSIIGPLIGGVVSYYTSNRSAFLFSAAIVLVSALIATFFAKEENYDRSAPRSRVRDDIREARNNRAFITLLSLAGISTFSVMILEPLLPIYLLDMGISKSTATLSSGIVFSAVGIATVIMAPQWGRIGSRKGFGLVLFIGLIGGGIGNILQYFVSGYVEFAVLRFAYGLFYAGVLPSVNAMIVQTIEPGFRGRAFGLNQAASQLATMAGPIIGGLLGAFIPIRWVFVINGVMLLVAAVLVKTRKLEAKVIAARHAGEPVAMQK from the coding sequence ATGCAGTTTTCGTGGAAGCGGAACCTGATCGTGCTTTGGGTGGGTGTTTTCTTTTGCAGTACGGCATATTCGATCTCGATTCCGTTCCTTTCAATTTTTTTGAGTGACCAATTAGGGGTCACGAGTCATTTGGAGATTTGGTCGGGGGTCAGCTTCGGCATCACCTTCCTGGCCAGTGCACTAATTTCGCCTTATTGGGGTTCACTGGCTGATAAATATGGCCGCAAACCGATGCTGATCCGCTCGGGCTTCAGTCTGGCGGCCTTATACTTAATTAATTTCTTCGTCCATGACCCATATGTATTTCTGATCGTACGGATTTTTCAGGGCCTGCTGGCAGGCTTTGTTCCGGCAGCCATCGCCATGGTGGCCACCAATACACCCGAGGATAAGACCGGTTATGCGCTGAGCATCATGTCGACTGCGGGAGCTACCGGCAGTATCATCGGACCGCTCATTGGCGGCGTAGTGAGTTATTATACCAGCAACCGCAGCGCCTTTTTGTTCTCGGCTGCGATCGTTCTGGTCTCGGCCCTAATCGCTACTTTCTTCGCCAAAGAGGAGAACTACGACCGCTCTGCACCCAGATCACGGGTCAGGGATGACATCCGGGAGGCGAGAAACAACCGCGCCTTTATTACCCTGCTGTCACTGGCCGGCATCAGTACTTTTTCGGTAATGATCCTTGAACCGCTGCTGCCGATTTATTTGCTTGATATGGGCATTTCCAAAAGCACCGCTACACTAAGCTCGGGAATTGTATTCTCCGCCGTAGGGATTGCTACTGTGATTATGGCACCGCAATGGGGGAGAATAGGCAGCCGCAAAGGCTTCGGACTTGTCCTGTTTATTGGCCTGATCGGCGGGGGAATTGGGAACATCCTTCAGTATTTTGTCTCAGGTTATGTAGAGTTTGCGGTACTGCGTTTTGCCTATGGCCTGTTCTATGCCGGAGTGCTTCCTTCGGTTAACGCAATGATAGTCCAGACCATTGAACCGGGATTCCGCGGGCGGGCATTCGGACTGAATCAGGCGGCTTCGCAGCTGGCAACGATGGCCGGTCCGATTATCGGCGGCTTGCTCGGCGCGTTCATTCCCATCCGCTGGGTGTTTGTCATCAACGGTGTGATGCTGCTGGTAGCGGCGGTGCTGGTGAAGACCCGTAAGCTGGAGGCGAAAGTCATCGCAGCCCGTCATGCTGGAGAACCGGTAGCGATGCAGAAGTAG
- a CDS encoding sensor histidine kinase yields MPSSKRVVAIFMLLLLIAIVPIGIVMEWDERSGVALPEWELKWGSSNIQDVEEAASAPDEDWIKQTASSSRPLTNEGMTGAWIRFTLPPTAANSALLIDKVYGNTLKAYKNNVLIYDSADMVNYNGSKVLIPLSAEDKSGQLYLWSSGGSKDFGIEGGIRVGNYDKLLAHYVKQNLIDLVIGAALIFMAVALLMCLLFFRLEFFSGGLWLVLVIASFGMLLITYSPFLQLVLHGHDQWIEVCFDLALLILLPAFTLYFERIFGRGKSLWLVRFRNFQLLYSGFSLGFLLLNILLSYRLDHLYRLMSVQVIGIMMILQFFYLLVFAVIHALRGNREALIFTIGFVIFAVPSLSELILYFSSTHRYHLYWWKWGVVGFLLSLIIILGRRLARNYEQTVEYSRDLEKFNNDLQRSEKMEIISELAASVAHEVRNPLQVTRGFLQILGERSGKKEKEYLEMAMEELDRASLIITDFLTFAKPGQETVDVFEVSEELKHVSGILMPLANLQGGEIELRLQSDLQVKGSASKFKQAFINLIKNSIESLQEDGLIQVTAWKSGQHIIISVQDNGEGMRVSELARLGEPYYSNKTKGTGLGLMVTFRIIEAMDGSIQFHSTKDEGTEVIVKLPSAGKI; encoded by the coding sequence TTGCCATCATCAAAGAGAGTAGTTGCGATATTCATGCTGCTGCTTTTGATCGCTATAGTGCCTATCGGTATCGTCATGGAGTGGGACGAGCGGTCAGGCGTTGCCTTGCCGGAATGGGAGCTGAAGTGGGGAAGTTCAAATATACAGGATGTTGAAGAGGCTGCGTCTGCACCTGATGAGGATTGGATAAAGCAGACAGCAAGTTCATCCAGGCCGCTCACCAATGAAGGGATGACAGGAGCCTGGATACGCTTCACTTTACCTCCGACAGCGGCAAATTCGGCACTGCTTATAGATAAAGTGTATGGAAATACGCTTAAAGCTTACAAGAATAACGTTCTTATTTACGATTCGGCAGATATGGTCAATTATAATGGCAGCAAAGTGCTGATTCCTTTGTCAGCAGAAGATAAAAGCGGCCAGCTTTATTTGTGGAGCAGCGGCGGCAGCAAAGATTTCGGTATAGAAGGCGGCATCAGGGTAGGGAATTATGACAAGCTCCTTGCCCATTATGTTAAACAGAATCTGATCGATCTTGTCATCGGTGCGGCCCTAATATTTATGGCTGTTGCGCTGTTGATGTGCCTGCTGTTTTTCAGGCTGGAATTTTTCTCGGGCGGCTTATGGCTTGTGCTTGTTATAGCTTCCTTCGGTATGCTGCTGATCACCTACTCACCTTTTTTGCAGCTCGTCTTGCACGGCCATGACCAATGGATTGAGGTTTGTTTTGATCTGGCTTTACTCATACTTCTGCCGGCATTTACCTTGTATTTTGAACGGATATTCGGACGTGGAAAAAGTCTGTGGCTGGTCCGGTTTCGTAATTTTCAACTGCTTTATTCGGGATTCAGTCTCGGCTTTCTGCTGCTGAATATATTACTTTCCTACCGCTTGGATCACCTGTATAGACTGATGAGTGTTCAAGTGATCGGCATCATGATGATCCTGCAATTCTTTTACTTGCTGGTTTTTGCGGTTATTCATGCTCTTAGAGGCAACCGGGAAGCTCTTATCTTCACGATAGGCTTTGTTATTTTCGCGGTTCCTTCGCTTAGTGAGCTGATCCTGTACTTTTCATCCACACATAGATACCATTTGTATTGGTGGAAATGGGGAGTGGTTGGGTTCCTCCTTTCTCTGATCATTATCCTCGGGAGAAGGCTGGCCCGGAATTATGAACAGACCGTGGAATACTCCCGGGATCTGGAGAAATTCAACAACGATCTGCAGCGCTCGGAGAAGATGGAGATCATCAGTGAGCTCGCTGCTTCGGTTGCCCATGAGGTTCGCAATCCGCTGCAGGTAACCCGGGGTTTTCTGCAGATTCTGGGTGAACGCTCCGGCAAGAAGGAAAAGGAGTACCTGGAAATGGCAATGGAGGAGCTGGACCGGGCTTCCTTGATTATTACGGATTTTCTGACCTTCGCCAAACCGGGGCAGGAAACCGTGGATGTATTTGAGGTTTCGGAGGAACTGAAGCATGTGTCCGGCATTTTGATGCCACTGGCCAATCTGCAGGGTGGTGAGATAGAGCTCCGCCTGCAAAGCGATCTTCAAGTGAAGGGCAGCGCCTCCAAGTTTAAACAGGCTTTTATCAATTTGATCAAGAACAGCATTGAATCGCTTCAGGAGGATGGGCTGATTCAAGTAACCGCCTGGAAATCAGGTCAGCATATTATTATCAGTGTGCAGGATAACGGGGAAGGCATGAGGGTTAGCGAACTTGCCCGGCTGGGAGAGCCGTACTATTCGAATAAAACCAAGGGAACAGGGCTCGGGCTCATGGTTACCTTCCGTATTATAGAAGCGATGGACGGGTCCATTCAATTTCACAGTACAAAAGATGAAGGTACCGAAGTGATTGTTAAATTGCCATCAGCCGGAAAAATTTAG